TCAGCACCACGTCCACCGAAGCTCCGGCCTGGGTGAGCTTGCTGGCCAGGTCGGCGGCCTTGTAGGCGGCGACGGAGCCGCTGACGCCCAGCACGATGCGCTTGCCCTCTAGGGGGTTCACCGGTTCATCTCCCAGATGATGCGCAGGCCGTCGAGGGTCAGCCAGGGGGCGATGATCTCGATGACCGGGGTCTCCTGGGCGATGAGTTCGGCCAGGCCGCCGGTTCCGATGACCTTCATCTGGGGCCCTAGCTCGGCGCGGAAGCGGGCCACCATGCCCTCGACCAAGCCCACGTAGCCGAACAGGAGCCCCGACTGCATCGAGTGCACGGTGTTGCGCCCGATGGCCGCGGGGGGGCGCCTGAGCTCGACCTTGGGCAGCTTGGCGGCCCGCTGGAACAGGGCTTCGGAGGCAATCCCGATCCCCGGCGCGATGGCGCCCCCCAGGTAATCCCCTTCGGCGGTGATGGCGTCGAAGGTGGTGGCGGTGCCGAAGTCCACCACGCAGGCCGGGCCGCCGTAGAGCTTGTGCACCGCGGCGGCGTCGACGATGCGGTCGGCGCCCACCTGCGAGGGGTCGTCGTAGCGCAGGCGCACCCCGGTCTTTACGCTCGAGTCCACCACCAAAGGCTTCTGCCCCAGATAACTCTGCACGGCCTGGACCAGCGTGCCCGTCAGGGGCGGCACCACCGAGGCCATGACCGCGGCCTCCACCTGGGCGGGCGCGTGACCGCTGGAAGCCAGCAGGTTGAGCAGGAGGATGCCGTACTCGTCGGGCATCCGCTGGGGATCGCTGGCGATGCGCCAACGCGGCCCCAGCTCCTCGCCCCGGTACAGGCCCAACGTGATGTTGGTGTTGCCGATGTCGATGGCCAGCAGCATAGACACTACGTTACACCGTATGCTGGAAGCCGTGAGAGGTGCCTGGGCCGAAACCTTGGCCAAGGAGTACCTGCTAGCCCAAGGCTACGCGCTGCTCGGACAGAACCGGCGCACCCCCTACGGCGAGCTTGACCTATGGATGCAAGATGGCCCCGTCTACGTAGCGGTGGAGGTCAAGCAGAGGAAGGACGGGCGCTTTGGTACGCCCCTGGAGGCCATCACCCCGGCCAAGCTCGAGCGGATGCGCCGGTCGGTGCTCTACCTCCTGCGCCGCGACGATGTGATGGTGCGGCTGGAGGCGGTGCTCGTGTACGGTACCCCCCGGCAGTACCGCCTCGAGCACCTCAGGCTGGACTAGCGCTGGAGCCGGACCTTCTGGATCGCCTCCGCCAGGCGGTGCCGCTGGATCGCCGCTTTAACCTCGCGCAGCGTGGCCCCAGGGGGCAAACCCAGCGAAGGCACGTCCAAGGCGTACAGGTCGAGCTGGTACACCCCTGGCTGGCACGGGGCGTCGTAGCCGAGCCGCCCCAAGCCATTTTGGCCTTGCTTGACGCCATGGGCCAGCAAAGCCGTGCGGGGCAGCCCGGGGGAGAGTCGCGCCGCGGGAGGGATGTCGTAGACCAGCCAGCGGGCGATGAGGGTGCCCCTGAGCGAGTCCCAGAAGATCAAGGCCAAGCTTTGGGTGCGGGCGGGCACCTCGAGCGGGACCACCGCCGGGCTGACATTCCGCCCCTCGCACACCGAGCGAAGCGGGGCTTGGGGGGCCAAGCCGGGAAGCGCGAGCCGGAACCCCCCCTGGGCCAGGGCCAAGGCCAAAACCCCCAACGTCATCACCACGTGGGCCACTTAACCCGGTATCGGTGAACGGGCCGTGAAAGCAGGGACCGCCGCCCTACAATCGCCCGTGAAATCTCGCGCTAACCTTATAGGCGATGTATAGGAACCTCCAGGCCTATCTAGCCGACCTCGAGCGCCGCGGCGAACTGGTGCGGGTAAGGGAGCCGGTCTCGGCGGAACTCGAGATCACCGAGATCGCCGATCGGCTGGTGAAAAGGGAAGGCCCGGCAGTCTTGTTCGAATGCGTAGAGGGAAAGGACTTCCCCCTGGCGATCGGGCTTTACGGAACCGCTCCGCGCGCCGCCCGCGCGTTGGGGGTGCCCCACCTGGATGCCCTGGCGGAAAAGGTCGCCGAGCTGCTGGAGCTCAACCCCGGCAAGGGCGGCCTGAAGGCGGCGCTCTCGCTCTTGCCCAAGCTGGGCCAGCTCAAAGGCTTCTTCCCCCGGCGGGTCTCGCGGGCTCCGGTGCAGGAGGTGGTGCTAAGGGGTGAGGCGGTGGACCTCTCGAGGCTCCCCGTGCTCAAGTGCTGGCCGCTCGACGGCGGGCCTTTCATCACGCTGCCCTTGGTGATCACCAAGGACCCCGGGGGCAGCGGCGAGCTCAACCTGGGCATGTACCGGATGCAGGTGCTGGACAAGCGAAGCACCGCCATGCACTGGCAGTTGCACAAGGTCGGGCGCAGGCATTTTGACGCCGCGAAGCGGCTAGGGAAGCGCCTCGAGGTCGCGGTCGCCCTGGGCGGCGACCCCATCCTGACCTACGCCGCCACCGCCCCCATCCCGCCCATCCCTGGCGTCAACGAATTCAACCTGGCCGGGTTTTTGCGCGGGGCTCCGCTCGAGCTGGCGCGGGGCGTCACGGTGGACTTGCCCGTCCCCGCCGAGGCCGAGTTCATCCTCGAGGGCTACGTAGATCCCGCCGAAGACCTCGTGGTGGAAGGGCCTTTTGGCGACCACACCGGGTTTTATACCCTCGAAGACCTCTACCCCCGCTTTCACGTCACCGCCATCACCCACCGCAGAAACGCCATCTATCCGGCCACCATCGTGGGCCGCCCGCCGATGGAGGATGCCTACCTGATCGAGGCCAGCGAGCGGCTTTTTTTGCCCGCCGCCCGGCTCATCCTTCCCGAGATCGCCGACTACCACCTGCCCCCGGCGGGCATCGCCCACAACTGGGTCAACGTCGCCATCGAAAAGCGCTATCCGGGACAGGCCTACAAGGTCGCGGGCGGCCTGCTGGGGCTGGGGCAGATGATGTTCGCCAAGGTGATGGTGGTGCTGGATAAGGGCCAAGCGCTCAAACCCGGCTTCCCGGCCCTCCTCGAGGCCCTTCGACACGCCCTGCCGGGGCGGGACACGCTGGTCTTCCGTGGCCCCATGGATGTCCTCGATCACTCCTCGCGCGCGGTGGGCTACGGAGGAAAGCTGATCATCGACGGTACGAGGAAGCTCGAGGAAGAAGGAGGGGAAGTGCCCTTTACCCCGCTGGCCCATCGTGACCTGCCCACCTTGCCGGGGGTGCGGCAGGCCCAGTGGCCGGGGGTGTGGGCCGCGACCCTGGAGAAAACCCGGGCGGGGCAGGCCAAGGCGCTGGCAGAAACCCTGCTCGCCACCCCCCAAAGCGCAGGGATCCGCCTTCTCCTGCTCACCGACGCCGACACCCGCCTGGAGCCCGACGAGCTCCTCTGGGCGGTGCTGAACAACATCGACCCCGAGCGGGATAGCTGGGTGATGGAGGGGGCGAGCGGGCCGGTGCTGGTGCTGGACGGCACGCGCAAGCTGGCCGAGGAGGGATTCGCCCGGGCCTGGCCGCAAAAGATCACCATGAGCCCGGAGGTGGTGCGGCGGGTGGACGAGCGGTGGGAGAAGCTGGGCTTACCCCGGTTTGGGGATGCAGTCGCCGCCGACTAACGCTAGGAGGGGACGACCTCCTGCGTTTGGCGTACGCCGTCGGTGAAGCCCAATGCTCCGGGGTTGGCGTACGAATCTCACCGGCCTAGAGGCCCGCTGGGGATATCCTCGAGCCATGCACAGACTCCTGGTCCTGCTCCTCTTAAGCCTCCCGGCCTTCGCCCAAACCCTGGTGGAAGTCACCACGGTGGCGGCCATCTCCTCTAGCCTCGACGCCTCGGTGCGGCTCCCCACGGGCTCCTACCGGGCCGGGAAGGGAAGCGAGCTGATCCTGGCCCGGATGCCCGATGCGGCCAAGTTCAACCTGGAGGTATTCGCCGCCAAAGGGGTAGCGGCCCGATTGCAACCGGCCTTCATCCAGCAAGTCCTGACGAGCTTCGCCGCCGCCGGGTACCTGCTCGAGGGCCAACAAGAGCGCAGCGTGAACGGCGAGGTGCAGACCCGCTACAACCTGAGCGACGCCAGCGGAAAACCCGCCGTGCTCTTCGTAGTGCGCAAGGGCGACGAGCTGGTGTATGCCTTCGGGAAAGCCAAGTAAACGCTAGGGATTATGAGCCGCCGCGTTCGTTGGTCGGAAGTGGAATCCCGCATTGACCTGAACGAACTGCCGCGCTTTCACCGGGCCTTCCTACGGCTGCACCGGCCCGAGCTACAGGCCGACGCCCTCCCCTTGCGCCGGGTACAGCAGTACGTCATCCAAACCCTCTTCCAGCTTGCCAAAAGCGGGCGGGCTCAGCCCGAGGAGGATCCACCTTCTCGCGGGGGCAGCGGGGTGGATTTTCTGGTGGAGGAAGACGCAATCCCTGAGGAGTGGCGCTGAACGATCCTCGCCGTCCGCTCGATAGGGTTTTCATGAACCCCACCCCAAGCGTTCTGTGGGGACAGGCCGTGGCTCCTATCCTATCCTTCGCACCGATTGGCGCCCTGCCAGATCGCAAGCCAAGAGCACCCGCTTGGGCGGACTGGTATCCCCTTTGAGCCTATCCAGCAGGATCTGGGCGGCCTGGAAGCCCAACGCCTCGATGGGTTGAACCACCGCGCTCAGGTAGGGCTCGAGCAGGGTGCTCCACTCGAAATCATCAAAGCCCAGCAGGGAGATTT
This portion of the Meiothermus sp. Pnk-1 genome encodes:
- a CDS encoding type III pantothenate kinase produces the protein MLLAIDIGNTNITLGLYRGEELGPRWRIASDPQRMPDEYGILLLNLLASSGHAPAQVEAAVMASVVPPLTGTLVQAVQSYLGQKPLVVDSSVKTGVRLRYDDPSQVGADRIVDAAAVHKLYGGPACVVDFGTATTFDAITAEGDYLGGAIAPGIGIASEALFQRAAKLPKVELRRPPAAIGRNTVHSMQSGLLFGYVGLVEGMVARFRAELGPQMKVIGTGGLAELIAQETPVIEIIAPWLTLDGLRIIWEMNR
- a CDS encoding YraN family protein translates to MRGAWAETLAKEYLLAQGYALLGQNRRTPYGELDLWMQDGPVYVAVEVKQRKDGRFGTPLEAITPAKLERMRRSVLYLLRRDDVMVRLEAVLVYGTPRQYRLEHLRLD
- a CDS encoding YbhB/YbcL family Raf kinase inhibitor-like protein, which produces MAHVVMTLGVLALALAQGGFRLALPGLAPQAPLRSVCEGRNVSPAVVPLEVPARTQSLALIFWDSLRGTLIARWLVYDIPPAARLSPGLPRTALLAHGVKQGQNGLGRLGYDAPCQPGVYQLDLYALDVPSLGLPPGATLREVKAAIQRHRLAEAIQKVRLQR
- a CDS encoding menaquinone biosynthesis decarboxylase; its protein translation is MYRNLQAYLADLERRGELVRVREPVSAELEITEIADRLVKREGPAVLFECVEGKDFPLAIGLYGTAPRAARALGVPHLDALAEKVAELLELNPGKGGLKAALSLLPKLGQLKGFFPRRVSRAPVQEVVLRGEAVDLSRLPVLKCWPLDGGPFITLPLVITKDPGGSGELNLGMYRMQVLDKRSTAMHWQLHKVGRRHFDAAKRLGKRLEVAVALGGDPILTYAATAPIPPIPGVNEFNLAGFLRGAPLELARGVTVDLPVPAEAEFILEGYVDPAEDLVVEGPFGDHTGFYTLEDLYPRFHVTAITHRRNAIYPATIVGRPPMEDAYLIEASERLFLPAARLILPEIADYHLPPAGIAHNWVNVAIEKRYPGQAYKVAGGLLGLGQMMFAKVMVVLDKGQALKPGFPALLEALRHALPGRDTLVFRGPMDVLDHSSRAVGYGGKLIIDGTRKLEEEGGEVPFTPLAHRDLPTLPGVRQAQWPGVWAATLEKTRAGQAKALAETLLATPQSAGIRLLLLTDADTRLEPDELLWAVLNNIDPERDSWVMEGASGPVLVLDGTRKLAEEGFARAWPQKITMSPEVVRRVDERWEKLGLPRFGDAVAAD